Proteins from a single region of Pseudopedobacter saltans DSM 12145:
- a CDS encoding RagB/SusD family nutrient uptake outer membrane protein gives MQKLNKMLAVTSLFLATGCNDILEETPRDRFEPGFFKTEDGIRGGLTGLYSGLRRLYGQPYYYNATETGTDEYTYGSQADGNFRAADLSGLGIPDAQNSRWDVLWNTAYANINSASGIIANGTEAGISPSLISEARFFRAFSYFLLVQTFGGVPLDLGGGILQYNTTPTLTSVRNTVPEVYTKGVFPDLLQAINELQDNPRVIGAVTKNVARLTLAKAYLTYGWWLQNPNNVPTYPETARNDPDGHDAQWYFQKAYDIAVTGIDSPGSYSLQPTFYDVNLAQNDRNSEIMLFADHTEANAQYSESNITGWDGGDGQNQAGWMVTWYFQNLKASKTAGTWSSVDATFRTVQAGQSYTRPWMRMAPPIDVFTRTFADKTSDSRFNGTFTTVYRATWKLNPNRAENILYGANYLPIAPNDKILSFLPSDPGGISYPVDPNPNPNNVILNQDGTEAGFLPGRADFVIPLDKISRNIYPGLWKLGAYRKASDYNDDKIASSRPFNILKFSEFYFVAAEAAVKGANVQAGKSARDLINVIRARAGKWRFDVAENVTKIADNSAAMMAATPAVIDINYILDERSREFFGEGYRWHDLARTQKWEEYAGSYRISQVGGTAPVTVNRELPKYLYLRPIPQGQLDRMSGDAAYKKNYQNPGYN, from the coding sequence ATGCAAAAGTTAAATAAGATGTTAGCAGTTACCAGTTTGTTTCTAGCAACTGGCTGTAATGATATTCTGGAAGAAACCCCTCGTGATAGATTTGAACCTGGTTTCTTTAAAACTGAAGATGGTATTAGAGGCGGATTAACGGGTTTGTACTCGGGGTTGCGGAGGCTTTACGGACAACCGTATTATTATAATGCCACGGAAACTGGAACAGATGAATACACCTACGGCTCTCAGGCAGATGGAAATTTCAGAGCAGCGGATTTATCTGGTTTGGGTATTCCCGATGCTCAAAATAGTAGATGGGACGTTTTATGGAATACTGCTTACGCAAATATTAATTCAGCAAGTGGCATCATAGCAAATGGTACTGAAGCGGGTATTTCTCCCTCACTCATTTCAGAGGCTAGATTTTTCAGAGCATTTTCCTATTTTCTTCTTGTTCAGACTTTCGGCGGTGTTCCTCTGGATTTAGGGGGTGGAATACTCCAATATAACACTACACCAACCTTAACCTCTGTTAGAAATACGGTGCCAGAGGTTTATACGAAAGGTGTATTTCCTGATTTACTTCAAGCTATTAATGAGTTACAGGATAATCCAAGGGTAATTGGAGCCGTTACAAAGAATGTTGCTCGTCTTACGTTAGCAAAGGCTTATTTGACGTATGGTTGGTGGCTTCAAAATCCAAATAATGTTCCAACTTATCCAGAAACTGCTAGAAACGATCCCGATGGGCACGATGCACAATGGTATTTTCAAAAAGCCTACGATATCGCGGTAACAGGTATTGATAGTCCCGGATCATACAGTTTACAGCCAACTTTTTATGACGTGAATCTCGCACAAAATGATCGTAATAGTGAAATTATGCTCTTTGCTGATCATACAGAGGCGAATGCTCAATACAGCGAGAGTAATATTACCGGATGGGATGGTGGCGATGGTCAGAACCAAGCGGGTTGGATGGTTACATGGTATTTTCAGAATCTTAAAGCAAGTAAAACAGCTGGAACCTGGTCTTCTGTTGATGCTACGTTTAGAACAGTTCAGGCTGGTCAATCGTATACACGACCATGGATGCGTATGGCACCTCCTATAGATGTATTTACGCGAACATTTGCAGATAAAACAAGTGACTCTAGGTTTAATGGGACTTTTACGACAGTTTATAGAGCGACTTGGAAACTCAATCCCAATAGGGCAGAAAATATTTTATACGGAGCAAATTATTTGCCAATAGCACCGAATGACAAAATACTCTCTTTTCTGCCTTCTGATCCGGGAGGAATCAGTTATCCAGTAGATCCAAACCCCAATCCAAATAACGTTATTCTTAACCAGGATGGTACCGAAGCTGGATTTTTACCTGGAAGGGCTGACTTTGTAATTCCGCTAGATAAAATTTCAAGAAATATTTACCCTGGACTATGGAAGCTAGGAGCTTATAGAAAGGCTAGCGATTACAATGATGACAAAATCGCAAGTTCTCGCCCTTTTAATATTTTAAAGTTTTCTGAATTCTATTTCGTTGCGGCGGAGGCGGCTGTTAAAGGCGCCAATGTTCAAGCTGGAAAAAGTGCTCGTGATTTAATAAATGTTATTAGAGCAAGAGCAGGAAAGTGGAGGTTTGATGTGGCTGAAAATGTCACTAAGATTGCTGATAACTCTGCGGCAATGATGGCTGCCACTCCTGCGGTAATAGATATTAACTATATTTTAGATGAAAGATCCAGAGAATTCTTTGGTGAAGGCTATCGTTGGCATGATTTAGCCCGGACGCAAAAATGGGAGGAATATGCTGGTTCTTATCGTATTTCCCAAGTAGGTGGAACAGCGCCTGTTACAGTCAATAGAGAGTTGCCAAAATATCTTTATTTGAGACCTATTCCTCAGGGGCAATTAGATCGGATGAGTGGAGATGCGGCTTATAAAAAGAATTATCAAAACCCAGGATATAATTAA